One window from the genome of Sphaerotilus microaerophilus encodes:
- a CDS encoding phenol hydroxylase subunit, translating to MQVPAPFDPARRFVRIVEERPDGMVEFHFAVGEPELFVEMMLPRSAFDEFCAHQGVQPSHDVVLPAERGGEGQSWTLHDARTQRLDRHGAAKPDPSADPGTA from the coding sequence ATGCAAGTGCCCGCTCCCTTCGACCCTGCCCGCCGATTCGTCCGCATCGTGGAAGAGCGCCCCGACGGCATGGTCGAGTTCCATTTCGCCGTGGGTGAACCCGAACTCTTCGTCGAGATGATGCTGCCGCGCTCTGCGTTCGACGAGTTCTGTGCCCATCAGGGTGTGCAGCCCAGCCACGACGTGGTGCTGCCCGCCGAGCGCGGCGGCGAGGGTCAGTCCTGGACGCTGCACGACGCGCGCACCCAACGGCTCGACCGCCACGGCGCGGCCAAGCCGGACCCATCGGCCGACCCTGGCACGGCCTGA